Genomic DNA from Peribacillus simplex:
GACGCGCTGTAGGGTTCAGGGCGTCTGTTTTAATTCAATACCCTTTCCTTCAAGTGGCTAAAGCAATTTGAGGGGAACGGAGTCGACGCTCTTGAAACGGATCAAAAGGGGCGTCCAACCTCTGAATACTTTTCTTTCACCAAATCATAAATGAAAGAGATGTCAATGGCGCATCAAGTTTCCGGGCCAAATGATTCACTGGCACCAATTGATTTAAAGTAATCACTTCGAGTTGCCTTTGCTGAATAGAATCATGTTTAGAAAGCATCCTTATCACCTCAAGTTTAATACCTCTATATCATACAAAAAAGAATGTAGGAATAAGTTCTATCAATATGTTAAAACAAAGTTGATTGGAGTGTAAGGTGCGGGACTCCTGCGGGAAAAGTCTAGGGGAGACACCTCAGAGGATTAAGCCGAGGAGGCTCCCGGACCGCCCGCGGAAAGCGAGTGCCCTACGTTACAATCAACGTTCGAATTGTAACAGCCATAAAAAAACTGTAGCCAAACTCGATTTTCATCGAGTTTGGCTACAGTCTGAGCCTCCAGTTGAGAATTGAAGGTTTCCCTTTTATATTAGTCCATAATGGTCAGTATTTGCTCGATCTCTTTCCTTGGACGTGGAGTGGGGATCATATCGGGATAGCCGACGTGAAGGCTGCCGACGATCTTCTCGCCGGGTTTCACGCCTAAAGCTTCACGAAACTCCATGCTGTGTATCATGCCGTATGTTTCCCATATCATCCCGATTCCTTTTTCCCAGGCAAGCAGGCTGAAATTCTGGATCAAGGCACTTGTAGCCGCATAATCTTCTTCACGTGTCATGGGATTCGGATTCTCTTCCATGATCACCGCAACAAACATCGGTACACCTATAAGTTTATTATATCCTCGCTGTCCGGCCGCTTTTTTCTTTTCAGGGTCCTTCTCTTTGCCTGCCATGAAAGCACTGGTTGCCTCCGCGAGTTTTAAACGGCTTTCACCATGCACCACGACGAAGCGCCATGGTTGGGTCATCTTATGGTTCGGTGCCCATGTCGCAGTTTCCAATAATGATTGGATGGTATCAATAGGAACAGGAATGTCCTTAAATCGTTTGATGCTGCGCCGTTCTTTAATGATATCTTCCAGTTTCATGATCATCCTGCTCCTTTAATCATATATGTAAGTTTAATAGTTGAAAAAAAATAATCCCCGGCTGCCTAATATGCTTTCAACGTGAATAAATTACTTGAATAAAGAGGGGGCAATATTCTAGTGACTTGCATTCGCTAATGAGCATATAATTTTACTAGGCACAGAGAAGCCGGGGCGACATTGTAGCTATGTACAATATCAAAAGGGTACGATAAGAGAATATCGTAATTGCTTATCAAATTTCAGAGATCGATAATGAAATTGAAAATCATTATCAATTAGAATTTTCGCTTATTTCGTGTAATTTGTCAAGGGTATTTATTAAAAAAAATTCAATATATTTACCAATCCTTTATAATAGTTAAATCTTTTAAAAAATCTGTATAAAAATGTATAATGAAAGGATGAAAAGATGCTATCTACATATGAATTAATCGAAGGGTGTCATAGATGAAAAATTTGTCCTCATTTCTTAAGCCATACTGGCTTTTGATCATTCTTGCTTTATCCTTAATGATTGTCGAGCTCGGGGTAGAGCTGTTACAACCTCTATTTATAGCAAAAATAATTGATGATGGCATTTTGCAGAAAGATTTATCGGTGGTGATTAAATGGGGAAGTGTCATGGTTGGACTTTCCGTTTTTTCATTCCTTGGCGGGATCGTTAATTCCTTTACGGCATCACATGTAAGTCAAAGCTTTGGACATGATGTAAGGAAAAGCCTTTTTGGTAAAATACAGGCGTTTTCTTTTGCGAATTTGAATAATATCCCTACTTCCTCGTTGATAACAAGGATGACGAATGATGTGACCCAACTTCAAAATACGGTTTTTATGGGCCTGCGTATCATGGCAAGGGCGCCATTGATCGTAATCGGCGGGGCGATAATGGCGATTACGGTCGATTTGAAACTATCCCTTGTTTTGGTCATTTCAATTCCAGTTCTTGTCTTCTTCCTTAGATGGGTGATGAAACGAGCGGCCAAGCTGTTTAAGCTCGTACAGAATAAACTCGATAATGTCAATGGCGTCATGAGGGAAAACCTGATAGGCATGCGATTGATCAAAGCTTTTCTTCGTAAGGAGCATGAAATCGGCCGATTTGACGATGCGAATGAAGAGTTGAAAAGAAAGACTGTGACTTCCCTTCGTTTAATTGAAACGACGATGCCTATGTTGATGCTTGTCATGAATGTGGCGATTCTGATCATTCTCTGGCTTGGAAGCGAATTTATAACAACGGGAGATATACAGGTAGGGGAGGTGGTGGCGATTGTCAACTATGCCACGAGGATTGCGGCATCCCTTTCCGTTTTTTCATGGCTGATCATGGTCATTTCCCGTGCGAAGGCTTCAGCGGAACGTGTGACGGAAATATTTGAAACTCCGATAGATATTGATGAAGGCAAGGCGGAAAGTAAGAGTGGGGACATCAATGGGGGAGGCATCAAGTTTCTGGATGTATCTTTCCGCTATCCTGGAACCGATACCCCGATATTGAAAAACTTGAGCTTCTCCATCGATCCTGGAGAATCGCTTGCCATCATAGGAGCGACAGGATCAGGGAAAACATCACTGTTTCAGCTGATTCCGAGATTATACGAAGTTGAAAGCGGCTCCATTCGAATTGATGACCAGGATGTGAAAGATATTCCATTGAATTCGCTGCGGAAAAGGATCGGCTATGTACCGCAAGAGGCCCTGCTATTTTCAGGAACCATAAAAAATAATGTCGCTTGGGGAAAAGAAGATGCCTCGATGGAGGAAATCATGACAGCGGCCATGCATGCCCAGGTCCATGAGACCGTAATGAAACTTCCGAAACAATATGAAACCCAGTTAGGGCAAAAAGGTGTGAATCTGTCCGGAGGGCAAAAACAACGCTTATCGATTGCAAGAGCATTGGTGCGCAGACCTAAGATTCTCCTTCTGGATGATAGTACGAGTGCCCTGGATTTGAAAACGGAAAGTAAATTGCTTGCCGCTTTAAAGGACTATACATGCACAACGCTCATCATTACACAAAAAATCAGTACGGCCATGGAGGCGGACAAAATATTGTTGCTGGAAAGTGGTCAAGTAATTGCGCTGGGGAAACATCAGGATTTGATGCAAATAAGCGATCTTTATCGAAAAATCGTACACTCACAGTTTGGCGAGGAGGGGATTTCTCTTGAGTCCAAGAACATCTCCCGATAAGGCAAGGACTAAACCGGTCAACTCCTGGAATACGATAAAAAGGATCATTCCCTACTTAGCAACGAATAAAAGCCTGCTATTTTGTGTCCTTTTCATGGTACTGATAAGCTCGGTTTTGGGATTGCTTGGCCCTTTTCTTGTTGGGATGGCCATTGATGATTATATTGTCACAAGAGATAGCGGGGGGCTGATAAGCCTTCTTTTCGGACTTCTCGGGGTCTATATATTCTATTCCTTATCCATGTGGCTTCAGAATTATTGGATGATCGGAATCGCGCAGGATACGGTTTATGCAATGCGCAATCAATTGTTCAAAAAGCTTCACCAGTTGTCCATTCCTTTTTTTGACCGGCGTCAGCATGGTGAATTGATGAGTAGGGTCACGAATGATATAGAAAATGTCAGTTCCACTTTGAATAGTTCAGTCATCCAGATTTTTTCCAGTGTTCTGACACTGGTCGGGACAATCGGAGTTATGCTGTATTTGAGCCCTTTATTAACTGTTTTAACCTTATTAATCGTTCCTCTTATGTTCTTCGGTCTGAGATGGATAACAAACCGGACGGGAAAGCTGTTTAAACAACAGCAGAAGAATCTTGGTGAACTGAATGGTTTTATAGAAGAAACGATTTCAGGACAACGGATCGTGAAGGCTTTTTCACAGGAAGATATAGTGATCCGGGATTTTGTCATCAGGAGTGAAAATTTAAAGAAAGCTGGTTTCTTATCACAATCATACTCTGGGCTGATTCCGAAATTGATGAATTTACTGAACAACTTAAGCTTTACGGTAATAGCCGCTGTCGGCGGGTTTTTGGCGCTGAGTGGCATAGGGACGGTTTCCATCGGGGTCATTGTCATTTTCACCGAGTATTCAAGGCAATTCACCCGTCCGCTCAATGACCTCGCTAACCAATTCAATACACTTCTCTCGGCTGTTGCCGGTGCGGAGCGGGTTTTCACCATACTTGATGAAAAAGAAGAGGAAGTGGATGAGAAACAGGCCTCTGAGCTTCGTGATATCCGTGGTGAGGTGGAATTTGAGGGTGTTTCCTTTTCGTATAATGATGAGGAGCAAACGATATATGATGTTGATTTCCGTGCGGAAAAAGGGGAGACCATCGCGCTTGTAGGTCCCACTGGGGCAGGTAAGACTACGATCATTAACCTTATTGCCCGTTTTTACGAGCCGAACAGCGGCCGGATATTGATTGATGGCCAGGATATCCAACAGGTGACGAGGTCCAGTCTCCGTAAGCACATGGGCTTCGTTTTACAAGATTCTTTTTTGTTTCAAGGTACGATTCGTGAAAATATCCGCTACGGTCGACTGGATGCCGAAGATGAAGAAGTGGTGGATGCAGCGAAGCTTGCCAATGCCCATTCCTTTATCATGAAATTGCCGGATCGGTATGATACCATCTTGAATCAGGATGGCAGTGGGATAAGCCAGGGACAACGCCAGCTATTATCGATTGCCAGGGCTATTCTAGCCGATCCCGTTCTCTTGATTTTGGATGAAGCTACAAGTAGCATAGATACGATTACAGAGCTTAAAATCCAGGAGGCTTTACACCGTTTGATGGAGGGGAGGACAAGTTTTGTCATTGCCCACAGATTGAATACAATTCAGCAAAGTGACCAAATCCTTGTTCTTGATGAAGGAAGGATCATTGAAAAGGGATCCCATGAAGAATTGTTGCGGCAGAGGGGTTTTTATTATGAACTGTTTCGCAGTTCATTAAGGGGAAACCAGATTGGATGAAGAAAGAATGTGTGCCGTCAGGGCGCACATTTTTTGTGTTGGTCCCCATTATTAGGATATTAAACTTGGGGATTGCATTCTATTCATATAATGAAAAACCTTCTAAAAAATGTGGATTTTTCACCCAATACGGCTTTATAAAGCGTGAAAATCATCAATTCCATCTTGGTGGGAACCGAGGGAATTATCGACAAAATAATGGAAAATACTTTACAAATTGACTAGTTTGCTATTGCTAAAAAACCTTAAGGTAACATATAATTCAGAATATATATAAAATTCTTTAAATTTAATGGGCTAGGGGAGGAATATAGCCCTGGCCCCTTATGAATGAGGTTTTTTATAGTTGCAACCAGTTCAATAGAGAGGAGATGGAAAAAATGAAAACGCTTAAATCGGTCATCCTTTGGGGGATCATATCTGCGTTGGGTGCGGTGAGTTTTGGTTTCGTCGCGCTAAACCGGGGGGAAAGCATCAATGCCATGTGGATTGTCACTGCAGCACTCTGTGTTTATTCAATTGCATACCGCTTTTATAGTAAATTCATTGCACGGAAAGTGTTTGAGCTAGATGACAATCGCCAGACTCCATCTGAAGCGAATAATGATGGGAAAGATTATGTTCCTACAAACAAATGGGTGTTGTTTGGTCACCATTTTGCAGCGATTGCCGGAGCTGGCCCTCTCGTTGGTCCCATCCTTGCAGCGCAAATGGGATATCTGCCAGGGACACTATGGCTTGTAGTCGGAGTTGTATTGGCTGGTGCCGTACAGGATTTTATCATTCTCTTCGGTTCGATGCGCCGTAACGGCAAATCATTGGGAGAGATGATCAAGGAGGAAATTGGACCGATTACAGGCTTGATAGCGATGATCGGTATCCTGGGTATCATGATCATTTTATTAGCGGTTCTTGCCCTGGTTGTCGTAAAGGCGCTCGTGGGAAGTCCGTGGGGGATGTTCACGATTGCCTCGACCATACCGATCGCTGTGCTTATGGGCATTTACATGCGCTATATAAGGCCTGGACGGGTTGGCGAAGGATCGATTATCGGAATCATACTATTGATGCTCGCGTTATATTTCGGTCGCTTTGTATCAGAGAGCGCAACATTGGCGCCAATGTTCACTTTCAGTGGGGAAACGATAGCCATCATGTTGATTGTATACGGATTCGTTGCCTCCGTTTTGCCTGTATGGATGTTATTGGCACCGCGTGATTACTTAAGTACATTCTTGAAAATCGGTACGATCATCGGGCTTGCACTTGGTATCTTTATTGTCATGCCGAGCCTTGAAATGCCTGCCGTCACTCAATTCATCGATGGAACAGGACCCGTATTTTCCGGAAACTTATTCCCGTTCCTATTCATTACGATCGCTTGTGGGGCGGTATCAGGTTTCCATGCACTCGTTTCTTCAGGAACAACTCCTAAAATGATCGAACGTGAATCCCATTCACGTCCAATTGGATACGGGGCGATGTTGACTGAATCCTTTGTAGCCATCATGGCGATGATAGCAGCTTGTGTACTGACTCCTGGTATCTATTTTGCCATTAATAGCCCGGGTGCCGTTGTGGGAACGGAGCCAGCACAAGTGGCTGCCACGATATCCGATTGGGGTTTCATTTTGACACCTGAGATGATTACCGGACTTGCTGACGATGTTGGGGAAGAGACCATTATATCCCGTACTGGAGGAGCTCCAACCTTTGCTATCGGCATGGCCCATATCTTTTCGCAAGTGATTGGCGGAGCATCCCTGATGGCGTTCTGGTATCATTTCGCGATCCTGTTCGAGGCATTGTTCATATTGACCACCATTGATGCTGGAACCAGGGTAGGGCGTTTTATGATACAGGATATAATCGGGACCTTTTACAAACCTTTTGCCGAAACGAATAAATGGCTGCCCAATATTATTGCGACTGCCATTTGTGTAATCGGCTGGGGGTACTTCCTTTATCAAGGGGTCATTGATCCTCTTGGCGGAATCAACACCCTTTGGCCATTGTTTGGAATTGCGAATCAAATGCTTTCCGCCATTGCGTTGCTGCTTGGGACGACGGTCCTTTTCAAAATGGGCAAAAAAGCGTACACATGGGTCACTCTTGTCCCTACTACATTCTTGTTGATAGTGACCATGACGGCTGGGTGGC
This window encodes:
- a CDS encoding ABC transporter ATP-binding protein, whose translation is MSPRTSPDKARTKPVNSWNTIKRIIPYLATNKSLLFCVLFMVLISSVLGLLGPFLVGMAIDDYIVTRDSGGLISLLFGLLGVYIFYSLSMWLQNYWMIGIAQDTVYAMRNQLFKKLHQLSIPFFDRRQHGELMSRVTNDIENVSSTLNSSVIQIFSSVLTLVGTIGVMLYLSPLLTVLTLLIVPLMFFGLRWITNRTGKLFKQQQKNLGELNGFIEETISGQRIVKAFSQEDIVIRDFVIRSENLKKAGFLSQSYSGLIPKLMNLLNNLSFTVIAAVGGFLALSGIGTVSIGVIVIFTEYSRQFTRPLNDLANQFNTLLSAVAGAERVFTILDEKEEEVDEKQASELRDIRGEVEFEGVSFSYNDEEQTIYDVDFRAEKGETIALVGPTGAGKTTIINLIARFYEPNSGRILIDGQDIQQVTRSSLRKHMGFVLQDSFLFQGTIRENIRYGRLDAEDEEVVDAAKLANAHSFIMKLPDRYDTILNQDGSGISQGQRQLLSIARAILADPVLLILDEATSSIDTITELKIQEALHRLMEGRTSFVIAHRLNTIQQSDQILVLDEGRIIEKGSHEELLRQRGFYYELFRSSLRGNQIG
- a CDS encoding ABC transporter ATP-binding protein — protein: MKNLSSFLKPYWLLIILALSLMIVELGVELLQPLFIAKIIDDGILQKDLSVVIKWGSVMVGLSVFSFLGGIVNSFTASHVSQSFGHDVRKSLFGKIQAFSFANLNNIPTSSLITRMTNDVTQLQNTVFMGLRIMARAPLIVIGGAIMAITVDLKLSLVLVISIPVLVFFLRWVMKRAAKLFKLVQNKLDNVNGVMRENLIGMRLIKAFLRKEHEIGRFDDANEELKRKTVTSLRLIETTMPMLMLVMNVAILIILWLGSEFITTGDIQVGEVVAIVNYATRIAASLSVFSWLIMVISRAKASAERVTEIFETPIDIDEGKAESKSGDINGGGIKFLDVSFRYPGTDTPILKNLSFSIDPGESLAIIGATGSGKTSLFQLIPRLYEVESGSIRIDDQDVKDIPLNSLRKRIGYVPQEALLFSGTIKNNVAWGKEDASMEEIMTAAMHAQVHETVMKLPKQYETQLGQKGVNLSGGQKQRLSIARALVRRPKILLLDDSTSALDLKTESKLLAALKDYTCTTLIITQKISTAMEADKILLLESGQVIALGKHQDLMQISDLYRKIVHSQFGEEGISLESKNISR
- a CDS encoding carbon starvation CstA family protein: MKTLKSVILWGIISALGAVSFGFVALNRGESINAMWIVTAALCVYSIAYRFYSKFIARKVFELDDNRQTPSEANNDGKDYVPTNKWVLFGHHFAAIAGAGPLVGPILAAQMGYLPGTLWLVVGVVLAGAVQDFIILFGSMRRNGKSLGEMIKEEIGPITGLIAMIGILGIMIILLAVLALVVVKALVGSPWGMFTIASTIPIAVLMGIYMRYIRPGRVGEGSIIGIILLMLALYFGRFVSESATLAPMFTFSGETIAIMLIVYGFVASVLPVWMLLAPRDYLSTFLKIGTIIGLALGIFIVMPSLEMPAVTQFIDGTGPVFSGNLFPFLFITIACGAVSGFHALVSSGTTPKMIERESHSRPIGYGAMLTESFVAIMAMIAACVLTPGIYFAINSPGAVVGTEPAQVAATISDWGFILTPEMITGLADDVGEETIISRTGGAPTFAIGMAHIFSQVIGGASLMAFWYHFAILFEALFILTTIDAGTRVGRFMIQDIIGTFYKPFAETNKWLPNIIATAICVIGWGYFLYQGVIDPLGGINTLWPLFGIANQMLSAIALLLGTTVLFKMGKKAYTWVTLVPTTFLLIVTMTAGWQKLFHENPAIGFLAHKDKFKAAYDNGEILAPAANLAEMKRVIVNDYVDAALCAIFMIVVITVLISAIRLWIKVLKNQKIDLHETPYVSRTS
- a CDS encoding nitroreductase family protein, whose translation is MKLEDIIKERRSIKRFKDIPVPIDTIQSLLETATWAPNHKMTQPWRFVVVHGESRLKLAEATSAFMAGKEKDPEKKKAAGQRGYNKLIGVPMFVAVIMEENPNPMTREEDYAATSALIQNFSLLAWEKGIGMIWETYGMIHSMEFREALGVKPGEKIVGSLHVGYPDMIPTPRPRKEIEQILTIMD